One Streptosporangium sp. NBC_01495 DNA window includes the following coding sequences:
- a CDS encoding ferredoxin, with product MKIKVDYLVCEANAICVGLAPDVFELDDDDQLHVLLPEPPPEMMDRVRHAVRSCPKAALSLEEN from the coding sequence ATGAAAATCAAAGTCGACTATCTGGTCTGCGAGGCCAATGCGATCTGCGTGGGACTCGCCCCGGATGTCTTCGAGCTCGACGACGACGACCAGCTGCACGTGCTGCTGCCTGAGCCGCCGCCGGAGATGATGGACCGCGTCCGGCACGCGGTCCGGTCCTGTCCCAAAGCCGCACTCTCCCTCGAGGAGAACTAG
- a CDS encoding pyridoxamine 5'-phosphate oxidase family protein has translation MNQRARIVMSDDEVTAFVGESRKLQLGTINPDGTPHMVTMFYGLTEGRISFWTYGKAQKTLNLRRDARVSCLIEAGEEYSDLRGVLMYGVARRIDDPEGVLGVGMAVTRRMAGMPDAEESLTEYVAYTGRKRVAFVVEPSRVISWDHRKLAIPD, from the coding sequence GTGAACCAGCGCGCCCGCATCGTGATGTCCGACGACGAGGTGACGGCTTTCGTCGGCGAGTCACGGAAGCTGCAACTCGGCACGATCAACCCGGACGGGACACCGCACATGGTGACCATGTTCTACGGGCTGACCGAGGGCAGGATCTCGTTCTGGACCTACGGCAAGGCGCAGAAGACACTCAACCTCCGGCGCGACGCCCGGGTGAGCTGCCTGATCGAGGCCGGGGAGGAATACTCCGACCTGCGCGGCGTCCTGATGTACGGGGTCGCGCGGAGGATCGACGACCCCGAGGGCGTTCTCGGCGTCGGCATGGCCGTGACCAGACGGATGGCCGGGATGCCCGACGCGGAGGAGTCACTCACGGAGTACGTGGCCTACACCGGCCGTAAGAGGGTCGCCTTCGTGGTCGAGCCGAGTCGAGTGATCTCCTGGGATCACCGTAAGCTCGCCATTCCCGATTAG
- a CDS encoding class I SAM-dependent methyltransferase, which yields MSIATMPADLLYVAQRAKGFMPHQEGIALFETAAEYGPRGPICEIGSYCGKSAVYLGAGARQAGSVVFTVDHHRGSEEIQPGWAHHDPTLMDLRFGKMDSLPTFRATIASAGLEDEVVAIVGRSERVAALWNTPLAMLFIDGGHSEDPVTKDYEGWAPHLMPGGALVFHDVYPDPAKGGQAPYRVYQRALASGAFKEVRQEGSLRVLERVGPGIG from the coding sequence ATGAGCATCGCCACCATGCCGGCCGACCTGCTGTACGTCGCCCAGCGCGCCAAGGGTTTCATGCCACACCAGGAGGGAATCGCGCTGTTCGAGACCGCCGCCGAGTATGGCCCGCGCGGCCCGATCTGCGAGATCGGCAGCTACTGCGGAAAGTCCGCCGTCTACCTCGGGGCGGGTGCCCGGCAGGCCGGGTCCGTCGTCTTCACCGTTGACCACCACCGGGGCTCCGAGGAGATCCAGCCGGGCTGGGCCCACCACGACCCCACGCTGATGGACCTCCGCTTCGGCAAGATGGACTCGCTGCCCACGTTCCGTGCCACCATCGCCTCCGCCGGTCTGGAGGACGAGGTCGTCGCGATCGTCGGCAGGTCCGAGCGCGTCGCCGCGCTGTGGAACACCCCGCTCGCGATGCTCTTCATCGACGGCGGCCACTCCGAGGATCCGGTGACCAAGGACTACGAGGGGTGGGCCCCGCACCTCATGCCGGGCGGCGCCCTGGTCTTCCACGACGTCTACCCGGACCCGGCCAAGGGCGGGCAGGCCCCATACCGCGTCTACCAGCGGGCCCTCGCCTCCGGCGCGTTCAAGGAGGTCCGGCAGGAGGGCTCGCTGCGGGTGCTCGAACGGGTCGGTCCCGGCATCGGCTGA